Genomic segment of Pseudomonas sp. DY-1:
GGGGTGTTTCAGGTTCAGCGTCAGCGACTTCTTGTTGCGCGCCTGTACGAACCACCAGAGCGACGTGCCTTCGTACAGCTTGCGCCACTTGCGCAGTGGGTCGCCGCCATCGGGGGATTCGATCTTGATGACTTCGGCGCCGAACTCCGCGCACAGGCGCGAGGCGAAGGGACCGGCGATCAGCGTGCCGAGCTCGATTACTTTGAGGCCGGCGAGTGGTTTGGCGGGGGCGTTCATCGGGATGTCCATGGGCCAGGCAATGGCGGCGACTCTACTCCCTTGGAGGTTGTTGCGAACAGCCTGGATTGTCGCTGGCGCGCCATTCCCGGGCGACTTAAAGTTCTTGGCAGGCCCCCGATTCGAACGCGTCGACGACCATGCCAGATCGCCTTGCCAGCCGCAGCCACTTGTCGCCCGGAACGTATCGGGAGGAGGGTGCATGCAACTGAATGTCCCCACGCTGGTGCTTGTGGATATCTATGTCCTCGCCCTGGTCGGCCTGCTCATGCTGCACGCCTGGCGTCGTGGTCGTCGCGAACCGACGCTCGGTTACCTCGCCGCCATGCTGCTGCTCGGTGCCCTGGGCACGGTGCTGGGCAGCCTGCGCGGCATGGGCATGGACTTCGTTCCGCTGGTGCTGGGCAATGTGGTGCTTCATTTCTGCGCGGCCATGAACTGGACCGCCATGCGTGTGTTCGCCGGGCGCCAGCCGCACCTGTTGGGTATCTGCGCCGGCTCGCTGGTCTGGATGCTGCTCTGTCTAAACCCGGCGTTCTACGAATCCCTTACCGTGCGCATTGCGGTCAGCTCGCTGATCACAGTCTGTTACTGCGGGCTGAGCGCCCATGAGCTGTGGCGCAGTCGCCAGTCGCTGGAAGTGGCCTACATGCCTGCTTTGGTACTGACCCTCTTCCACATGGTTTTCTACAGCGCGCGCATTGTGATCGATCGCGGCATGCCGTTCGATGCAGCCATGGCCAGCAGCGGCCAGGGCACCAGTTTCTTCTCCCTGCTGGTGTTCGAGACCCTGCTGTACGCCATCGGCATTGCCTTCGTCACCCTCGCGATGGTCAAGGAACGCGCCGAACTGAAGTTTCGCGCTGCCGCCTATTGCGACCCGCTTACAGGGGTCGGCAACCGGCGCGCCTTCATGACCACTGGGGAATACCTGCTGGAAAGTTGTGAGCACCGGCGCGAACCGGTTGCACTACTGCTCTGCGACCTCGACCACTTCAAGCGGCTGAATGACAGCTACGGCCATGCTGCCGGCGACGAGGCCCTGGTCGCGTTCACCCGTATTGCCGTCGGCAGCATGCGCAAGCAGGACGTCTTCGGCCGCATCGGGGGCGAAGAATTCGCCTGCCTGCTGGCCGATGCCGACGACGAAGCCGGTGCCCAGGTGGCCGAGCGCATCCGCCGCGAGTTCGCCGAACTGCCATTCCAAGAGCCGGGGGAGCTCAGCGTCAGCATCGGAATCGTCAGCTCCAAGGAAGCAGGTTACGACCTGTTCCGCCTGCTCTCGATGGCCGACGACGCCCTCTACGCGGCGAAAGACAAGGGGCGCAACCGCATCCAGCGCTACCCCGCCGATTAGCTGGAAGCCCCAGCCAAGGCAATGGAATCAGGGTAGACTTGCGCCCCTCCGCGAATCACCAAGAAGCCCGTCATGGCCCTCCAAGCGACCCCCTACAAAGTCGAACTCAACCTCACTGACCTGGATCGCAGCGTCTACGAGAACCTGCGTTTCACCGTCGCCAAGCACCCCTCGGAAACCGAGGAACGCCTGGCCGTGCGGTTGATCGCCTACGCGCTGTGGTACCACGAGCAGCTGGCTTTCGGCCGTGGCCTGTCGGACGTAGACGAGCCGGCTTTGTGGGAAAAGAGCCTGGATGACCGCGTCCTGCACTGGATCGAGGTGGGGCAGCCGGACGCCGAGCGCATCACCTGGTGCTCGCGCCGCACCGAGCGCTTCAGCCTGGTGGCCTATGGCAACCTGCGCGTCTGGCAGACCAAGGTCCTGGACGGCGTGCGCAGCCTGAAAAACATCAATGTCGTCGCCGTCGGCCAGCAAGCCCTGGAAGAACTGGCCCGCGACCTCCCGCGCTCGATCAGCTGGAGCGTGATGATCAGCGACGGCGAGCTGTTCGTCACCGATGAGCGCGGCCAGCACGAAGTTCCCTTGGAGTGGCTGGCCGGGGAGCGCTGATCGGAAATCCGGAAGATTTCCGGGGCAGGGCGCCAAGCCCTCGCCCCAAGGCCCTTTCCCGGGAGGGAGAGGGGAAGTCGATTCAAAGATTGGACCTTTCATGCGTATCGAACACCGCGTCCTACCCGATGTCCTGCCTGACCTGGGCGAGCTGCCCCCGCTGCTGACCCGCCTCTACGCTGCCCGTGGCGTACAGTCCGTGGCGGAGCTGGACAAGAGCCTGGCGCGGTTGATTCCTTACCAGCAGCTCAAGGGCATCGACGCTGCGGTGGAACTGCTGGTCGAGGCCCTGGAAAAGCGCCAGCGCATCCTTTATGTCGGCGACTTCGATGCCGACGGTGCGACTGCCAGCAGCGTTGGCGTACTCGGCCTGCGCATGCTCGGTGCCTTCCATGTCGATTACCTGGTCCCCAACCGCTTCGAGTACGGCTACGGCCTGACGCCAGAAATAGTTGCCGTTGCCCTGACCCGCCAGCCGGACCTGCTGGTGACGGTGGATAACGGCATTTCCAGTGTCGAAGGCGTGGCAGCCGCAAAGGCTGCGGGGCTCAAGGTGCTGGTCACCGACCACCACCTGCCGGGGCCGGAATTGCCCGCGGCGGACGCCATCGTCAATCCCAACCAGCCTGGCTGCGACTTCCCGAGCAAGTCTCTGGCCGGCGTCGGCGTGATCTTCTACGTGTTGATGGCGCTGCGCGCTCGCCTGCGTG
This window contains:
- a CDS encoding YaeQ family protein; translated protein: MALQATPYKVELNLTDLDRSVYENLRFTVAKHPSETEERLAVRLIAYALWYHEQLAFGRGLSDVDEPALWEKSLDDRVLHWIEVGQPDAERITWCSRRTERFSLVAYGNLRVWQTKVLDGVRSLKNINVVAVGQQALEELARDLPRSISWSVMISDGELFVTDERGQHEVPLEWLAGER
- a CDS encoding diguanylate cyclase, translated to MQLNVPTLVLVDIYVLALVGLLMLHAWRRGRREPTLGYLAAMLLLGALGTVLGSLRGMGMDFVPLVLGNVVLHFCAAMNWTAMRVFAGRQPHLLGICAGSLVWMLLCLNPAFYESLTVRIAVSSLITVCYCGLSAHELWRSRQSLEVAYMPALVLTLFHMVFYSARIVIDRGMPFDAAMASSGQGTSFFSLLVFETLLYAIGIAFVTLAMVKERAELKFRAAAYCDPLTGVGNRRAFMTTGEYLLESCEHRREPVALLLCDLDHFKRLNDSYGHAAGDEALVAFTRIAVGSMRKQDVFGRIGGEEFACLLADADDEAGAQVAERIRREFAELPFQEPGELSVSIGIVSSKEAGYDLFRLLSMADDALYAAKDKGRNRIQRYPAD